The following DNA comes from Crateriforma spongiae.
AAAAGTATCGAGCCGTCGTATTGCATCCCGATACCGGCAACACCTACGTACTGGTCTGGGTTGACAACCACGATGAGGCGATGGATTGGGCCAGAAATCGAACATTCGAAGTTCATCCAGAGACTCAGTCTCTGCAAATTTTGAACGTAGAACGGGTGCAGAAGGCAGTAGCCGATGCGGAGGCTTCGCAAGCCACTCAAGACGCACTGCTTCCTCAAGATAACAAGACGCTACTTTCATTTGGCATTCCCCCGGTCTTGCTACCTGCGGTTCGGCAACTACAGACGAAGGAAGAGCTATCGCAACTTCAAAACGTGCTGCCCGCCGAAGCTTTTGAAGCACTGGTATGGCTCGCCGAGGGAGAGTCCGTTGAGGACGTGAAGCAATATGTGGGTCTGTTGCTTGAAGAGGAGAGTCAGCAGTCATCGTCAAGTGAAAATGCCGACGAAGATTTGGCGATCTTGAAGAGCCAGTCGACTCGACGGTTTAGTCGAGTCGACAGCGATGACGAGCTCGATCGTGTTTTGTCAGCGCCGTTGGAGCAGTGGAGGGTTTTTCTGCACCCACTTCAGCAGCAAATGACGCAACAGTCGTTTGCAGGCCCGACGTTGGTTTTGGGCGGTGCTGGCACTGGCAAGACCATTGTAGCGATGCATCGGGCGCGTAGGCTTGCACTGAACCTTAAGTCGGATCAACGCGTTCTATTCACTACCTTCACCAAAAACTTAGCAGAAAATGTGAGGTCCGTGCTTGGAACGCTATGCGGTGATGAGATAAATCGCATTGACGTGCAACACATTCACGAACATGCCATGTCCTGGCTTCGCAACGCCGGCCCCACACAGGTTGCAAGCGATGAAGAGATTGCATTGGCATGGGATCAAGTGGCTGTCGACAATCCCACGAAACTTGAGACAGACGTGTTGCGTGATGAGTGGTTTTACGCAAATGCTGTTCGAGGAATCACTGATCGTGACGAATACCTACAACTGTCGAGAGTCGGTCGCACACCATCGCTTTCCAGACGAGAGAAAGCGGCGGTCTGGAAAGCGTTTGAGCTTTTTGAGCATGCGTTACAAGCAAGCGGTAAGTTGAGTTGGGTTGGCGTTGCTCGTAAGGCAGCGGAGCTGTCTACAAACTCTTCATCTGCTATTTATCAACACGTGATCGTCGACGAAGGACAAGACTTTTCGGCGACTGATTGGCGGT
Coding sequences within:
- a CDS encoding UvrD-helicase domain-containing protein is translated as MSTPQLAISNEFMDAVAKLPKSQRKKVQEFAKKFRADPKSSAINYEKIHNMADDRVRTVRIDQKYRAVVLHPDTGNTYVLVWVDNHDEAMDWARNRTFEVHPETQSLQILNVERVQKAVADAEASQATQDALLPQDNKTLLSFGIPPVLLPAVRQLQTKEELSQLQNVLPAEAFEALVWLAEGESVEDVKQYVGLLLEEESQQSSSSENADEDLAILKSQSTRRFSRVDSDDELDRVLSAPLEQWRVFLHPLQQQMTQQSFAGPTLVLGGAGTGKTIVAMHRARRLALNLKSDQRVLFTTFTKNLAENVRSVLGTLCGDEINRIDVQHIHEHAMSWLRNAGPTQVASDEEIALAWDQVAVDNPTKLETDVLRDEWFYANAVRGITDRDEYLQLSRVGRTPSLSRREKAAVWKAFELFEHALQASGKLSWVGVARKAAELSTNSSSAIYQHVIVDEGQDFSATDWRFVRSLVRAAADDIFIVADPRQRIYHEPTQLSDGDVMISDRIHRLQINYRTTEQIRRWATGRSSDLVTTDLCNSPWSDIATHSLFSGPEPVLLEHDNQDEESQAISDLVKRLKETVPLDEIAIVVRAKWLLKKLKSTLKTNDVAFTELDGDTVDGDGVQLATMHRVKGLE